In Gymnogyps californianus isolate 813 chromosome 20, ASM1813914v2, whole genome shotgun sequence, a single window of DNA contains:
- the SUMF2 gene encoding inactive C-alpha-formylglycine-generating enzyme 2 translates to MVQLPGGKFQMGSSSLEKRNEEGPLREVTVKPFAVDKYPVTNRDFREFVRAKKYKTEAEAFGWSFVFEDFVSEELKKKVTQKLESAPWWLPIEKAFWRQPSGPGSSIKDRLDYPVLHVSWNDAQAFCAWKGKRLPAEEEWEFAARGGLEQRVYPWGNKFQPNRTNLWQGKFPRVDTAEDGYHGVSPVAAFPPQNNYGLYDLLGNTWEWTATEYLAPGLSSRQRAQNMQVLRGASWIDTADGSANHKARVTTRMGNTPDSASDNLSFRCAADVPPVMAEKSRTKPEL, encoded by the exons ATGGTGCAGCTGCCTGGAGGGAAGTTTCAGATGGGATCCAGttccctggagaagaggaatGAAGAGGGGCCCCTCAGGGAGGTGACAGTGAAGCCGTTTGCTGTCGACAAATACCCCGTCACAAACAGGGATTTCAG GGAGTTTGTTAgagcaaagaaatacaaaacagaagcagaagcatTTGGCTGGAGCTTTGTCTTTGAGGATTTCGTatctgaagagctgaaaaaaaaagtcacccaAAAACTGGAG TCTGCCCCTTGGTGGCTGCCCATCGAGAAGGCTTTTTGGCGACAG CCCTCGGGTCCTGGCTCCAGCATAAAGGACAGGCTGGATTACCCGGTGCTGCATGTGAGCTGGAACGACGCGCAGGCGTTCTGCGCctggaaagggaagaggctCCCGGCGGAGGAGGAGTGGGAATTTGCTGCCAGGGGAGGACTGGAGC AAAGGGTGTATCCCTGGGGAAACAAGTTTCAGCCGAACCGTACAAATCTGTGGCAG GGCAAGTTCCCGAGGGTCGACACGGCTGAAGACGGTTATCACGGCGTCTCGCCGGTGGCAGCGTTCCCTCCTCAGAACAACTACG GGCTCTACGACCTGCTGGGAAACACGTGGGAGTGGACCGCGACGGAGTACCTGGCTCCGGGGCTGTCATCGAGGCAGCGCGCTCAGAACATGCAGGTCCTGAGAGGTGCCTCGTGGATTGACACTGCAGATGGGTCTGCAAATCATAAAGCTCGTGTTACTACCAG AATGGGGAACACACCAGACTCAGCCTCCGACAACCTCAGCTTCCGCTGCGCTGCCGACGTCCCGCCTGTCATGGCTGAGAAAAGCCGGACCAAGCCCGAGCTCTGA